A genomic segment from Nicotiana tabacum cultivar K326 chromosome 9, ASM71507v2, whole genome shotgun sequence encodes:
- the LOC142163799 gene encoding uncharacterized protein LOC142163799 yields the protein MVFAWLLNSLSKEIVESVTYSQTATKFWNELDERYGQADGTKFFQLQRELNNIGQGSYDVAGYFNKLKKIWDQMRELNTFMTCSYECKCREKSHNCKVNEDQKLIQFLMGLNDSCSNTRGNILIMKPLPTPAQTYSIVLHEEAQRQVHSSNQISIDASTFLINGPYKNHTAEGKKNDVYCRYCKKSVHVKEDCYKLVGYPQQFKFGNNNRQRKGSNAANQYVNSANTEESLTVGNTVTNLASSQSFTK from the exons ATGGTGTTTGCATGGCTATTGAACTCTCTAAGCAAAGAGATAGTAGAAAGTGTTACATACTCACAAACAGCAACAAAATTTTGGAATGAGCTAGATGAAAGGTATGGACAAGCAGATGGCACAAAGTTTTTCCAGCTGCAAAGGGAACTAAACAATATCGGTCAGGGCTCTTATGATGTGGCTGGATATTTCAATAAACTAAAGAAGATTTGGGATCAAATGAGAGAGCTCAACACTTTTATGACTTGTAGCTATGAATGCAAATGTCGTGAAAAGTCTCACAACTGTAAGGTAAATGAAGACCAGAAGCTAATCCAATTTCTCATGGGTTTAAATGACAGTTGCAGCAACACAAgaggaaatattttgataatgaAGCCACTACCTACTCCTGCACAGACTTATTCTATTGTATTGCATGAAGAAGCACAAAGGCAGGTACACTCTAGCAATCAGATTTCTATTGATGCATCTACTTTCCTTATAAATG GGCCTTACAAAAATCATACTGCAGAAGGAAAGAAGAATGATGTATACTGCAGGTACTGCAAGAAATCAGTACATGTGAAAGAGGACTGCTATAAGCTAGTAGGATATCCACAACAATTTAAGTTTGGAAACAACAACAGACAGAGGAAGGGAAGTAATGCAGCAAATCAATATGTTAATTCAGCAAATACAGAAGAGTCTCTTACTGTAGGAAATACAGTTACTAACCTTGCTAGTAGCCAAAGCTTCACCAAATAG
- the LOC142163800 gene encoding uncharacterized protein LOC142163800 encodes MVFAWLLNSLSKEIVESVTYSQTATKFWNELDERYGQADGTKFFQLQRELNNIGQGSYDVAGYFNKLKKIWDQMRELNTFMTCSCECKCCEKSHNCKVNEDQKLIQFLMGLNDSCSNTRGNILIMKPLPTPAQTYSIVLHEEAQRQITVTLTEGQPAKSTVKQIDTSHPYFLASSDSPGMNLINTSFDGTSFGN; translated from the exons ATGGTGTTTGCATGGCTATTGAACTCTCTAAGCAAAGAGATAGTAGAAAGTGTTACATACTCACAAACAGCAACAAAATTTTGGAATGAGCTAGATGAAAGGTATGGACAAGCAGATGGCACAAAGTTTTTCCAGCTGCAAAGGGAACTAAACAATATCGGTCAGGGCTCTTATGATGTGGCTGGATATTTCAATAAACTAAAGAAGATTTGGGATCAAATGAGAGAGCTCAACACTTTTATGACTTGTAGCTGTGAATGCAAATGTTGTGAAAAGTCTCACAACTGTAAGGTAAATGAAGACCAGAAGCTAATCCAATTTCTCATGGGTTTAAATGACAGTTGCAGCAACACAAgaggaaatattttgataatgaAGCCACTACCTACTCCAGCACAGACTTATTCTATTGTATTGCATGAAGAAGCACAAAGGCAG ATCACTGTGACTTTAACTGAGGGACAGCCTGCTAAAAGCACTGTTAAGCAAATTGATACATCACACCCTTATTTTCTTGCTTCTTCAGACTCCCCTGGTATGAACCTTATTAACACCAGTTTTGATGGCACAAGTTTTGGCAACTAG